A genomic segment from Tachypleus tridentatus isolate NWPU-2018 unplaced genomic scaffold, ASM421037v1 Hic_cluster_2, whole genome shotgun sequence encodes:
- the LOC143243054 gene encoding prolyl 4-hydroxylase subunit alpha-2-like isoform X7, whose protein sequence is MSYERNFKPVFFVDNLDLVIEKKQFNRLYCGEQLRPLKWDKDLKCRYFSGHHPYLLIQPIKLEEKSHKPYIVQLHDAISDQEIQRLKNISQLTVRILHRPSHYVISGEFEASLMRTSARTIRF, encoded by the exons ATGTCTTATGAAAGGAATTTCAAGCCAGTGTTTTTTGTTGACAATCTTGATCTTGtaatagaaaagaaacaattcaacagactgTATTGTGGAGAACAACTCAGG CCTTTAAAATGGGATAAGGATCTCAAGTGTCGATATTTCAGTGGTCATCATCCGTATCTGCTAATACAACCAATTAAGTTAGAGGAAAAGAGCCACAAACCTTATATTGTTCAACTCCACGATGCCATAAGTGACCAAGAAATCCAAAGACTAAAGAACATTAGTCAACTTACAGTAAGAATT CTTCATAGGCCTTCTCACTATGTTATCAGTGGTGAATTTGAAGCTTCTCTTATGCGAACAAGTGCAAG
- the LOC143243054 gene encoding prolyl 4-hydroxylase subunit alpha-2-like isoform X6 produces the protein MVKNNMEKKSKELLKKETIQQTVLWRTTQGNGYMFQPLKWDKDLKCRYFSGHHPYLLIQPIKLEEKSHKPYIVQLHDAISDQEIQRLKNISQLTVRILHRPSHYVISGEFEASLMRTSARTIRF, from the exons ATGGTAAAGAACAACATGGAAAAGAAATCCAAAGAActattgaa aaaagaaacaattcaacagactgTATTGTGGAGAACAACTCAGGGTAATGGATATATGTTTCAG CCTTTAAAATGGGATAAGGATCTCAAGTGTCGATATTTCAGTGGTCATCATCCGTATCTGCTAATACAACCAATTAAGTTAGAGGAAAAGAGCCACAAACCTTATATTGTTCAACTCCACGATGCCATAAGTGACCAAGAAATCCAAAGACTAAAGAACATTAGTCAACTTACAGTAAGAATT CTTCATAGGCCTTCTCACTATGTTATCAGTGGTGAATTTGAAGCTTCTCTTATGCGAACAAGTGCAAG
- the LOC143243054 gene encoding prolyl 4-hydroxylase subunit alpha-2-like isoform X4 encodes MVKNNMEKKSKELLNDRNNMSYERNFKPVFFVDNLDLVIEKKQFNRLYCGEQLRPLKWDKDLKCRYFSGHHPYLLIQPIKLEEKSHKPYIVQLHDAISDQEIQRLKNISQLTVRILHRPSHYVISGEFEASLMRTSARTIRF; translated from the exons ATGGTAAAGAACAACATGGAAAAGAAATCCAAAGAActattgaa TGATAGAAACAACATGTCTTATGAAAGGAATTTCAAGCCAGTGTTTTTTGTTGACAATCTTGATCTTGtaatagaaaagaaacaattcaacagactgTATTGTGGAGAACAACTCAGG CCTTTAAAATGGGATAAGGATCTCAAGTGTCGATATTTCAGTGGTCATCATCCGTATCTGCTAATACAACCAATTAAGTTAGAGGAAAAGAGCCACAAACCTTATATTGTTCAACTCCACGATGCCATAAGTGACCAAGAAATCCAAAGACTAAAGAACATTAGTCAACTTACAGTAAGAATT CTTCATAGGCCTTCTCACTATGTTATCAGTGGTGAATTTGAAGCTTCTCTTATGCGAACAAGTGCAAG
- the LOC143243054 gene encoding prolyl 4-hydroxylase subunit alpha-1-like isoform X1, with protein MMRVYTKPGKQRTLETTWKTVSVSFSDRNNMSYERNFKPVFFVDNLDLVIEKKQFNRLYCGEQLRPLKWDKDLKCRYFSGHHPYLLIQPIKLEEKSHKPYIVQLHDAISDQEIQRLKNISQLTVRILHRPSHYVISGEFEASLMRTSARTIRF; from the exons ATGATGCGTGTTTACACCAAACCTGGGAAACAAAGAACTTTGG AAACAACTTGGAAGACTGTTTCTGTTTCCTTTAGTGATAGAAACAACATGTCTTATGAAAGGAATTTCAAGCCAGTGTTTTTTGTTGACAATCTTGATCTTGtaatagaaaagaaacaattcaacagactgTATTGTGGAGAACAACTCAGG CCTTTAAAATGGGATAAGGATCTCAAGTGTCGATATTTCAGTGGTCATCATCCGTATCTGCTAATACAACCAATTAAGTTAGAGGAAAAGAGCCACAAACCTTATATTGTTCAACTCCACGATGCCATAAGTGACCAAGAAATCCAAAGACTAAAGAACATTAGTCAACTTACAGTAAGAATT CTTCATAGGCCTTCTCACTATGTTATCAGTGGTGAATTTGAAGCTTCTCTTATGCGAACAAGTGCAAG
- the LOC143243054 gene encoding uncharacterized protein LOC143243054 isoform X3 has translation MMRVYTKPGKQRTLETTWKTVSVSFSDRNNMSYERNFKPVFFVDNLDLVIEKKQFNRLYCGEQLRVMDICFSGHHPYLLIQPIKLEEKSHKPYIVQLHDAISDQEIQRLKNISQLTVRILHRPSHYVISGEFEASLMRTSARTIRF, from the exons ATGATGCGTGTTTACACCAAACCTGGGAAACAAAGAACTTTGG AAACAACTTGGAAGACTGTTTCTGTTTCCTTTAGTGATAGAAACAACATGTCTTATGAAAGGAATTTCAAGCCAGTGTTTTTTGTTGACAATCTTGATCTTGtaatagaaaagaaacaattcaacagactgTATTGTGGAGAACAACTCAGGGTAATGGATATATGTTTCAG TGGTCATCATCCGTATCTGCTAATACAACCAATTAAGTTAGAGGAAAAGAGCCACAAACCTTATATTGTTCAACTCCACGATGCCATAAGTGACCAAGAAATCCAAAGACTAAAGAACATTAGTCAACTTACAGTAAGAATT CTTCATAGGCCTTCTCACTATGTTATCAGTGGTGAATTTGAAGCTTCTCTTATGCGAACAAGTGCAAG
- the LOC143243054 gene encoding uncharacterized protein LOC143243054 isoform X5 — protein sequence MVKNNMEKKSKELLNDRNNMSYERNFKPVFFVDNLDLVIEKKQFNRLYCGEQLRVMDICFSGHHPYLLIQPIKLEEKSHKPYIVQLHDAISDQEIQRLKNISQLTVRILHRPSHYVISGEFEASLMRTSARTIRF from the exons ATGGTAAAGAACAACATGGAAAAGAAATCCAAAGAActattgaa TGATAGAAACAACATGTCTTATGAAAGGAATTTCAAGCCAGTGTTTTTTGTTGACAATCTTGATCTTGtaatagaaaagaaacaattcaacagactgTATTGTGGAGAACAACTCAGGGTAATGGATATATGTTTCAG TGGTCATCATCCGTATCTGCTAATACAACCAATTAAGTTAGAGGAAAAGAGCCACAAACCTTATATTGTTCAACTCCACGATGCCATAAGTGACCAAGAAATCCAAAGACTAAAGAACATTAGTCAACTTACAGTAAGAATT CTTCATAGGCCTTCTCACTATGTTATCAGTGGTGAATTTGAAGCTTCTCTTATGCGAACAAGTGCAAG
- the LOC143243054 gene encoding prolyl 4-hydroxylase subunit alpha-1-like isoform X2, translated as MMRVYTKPGKQRTLETTWKTVSVSFSDRNNMSYERNFKPVFFVDNLDLVIEKKQFNRLYCGEQLRPLKWDKDLKCRYFSGHHPYLLIQPIKLEEKSHKPYIVQLHDAISDQEIQRLKNISQLTLHRPSHYVISGEFEASLMRTSARTIRF; from the exons ATGATGCGTGTTTACACCAAACCTGGGAAACAAAGAACTTTGG AAACAACTTGGAAGACTGTTTCTGTTTCCTTTAGTGATAGAAACAACATGTCTTATGAAAGGAATTTCAAGCCAGTGTTTTTTGTTGACAATCTTGATCTTGtaatagaaaagaaacaattcaacagactgTATTGTGGAGAACAACTCAGG CCTTTAAAATGGGATAAGGATCTCAAGTGTCGATATTTCAGTGGTCATCATCCGTATCTGCTAATACAACCAATTAAGTTAGAGGAAAAGAGCCACAAACCTTATATTGTTCAACTCCACGATGCCATAAGTGACCAAGAAATCCAAAGACTAAAGAACATTAGTCAACTTACA CTTCATAGGCCTTCTCACTATGTTATCAGTGGTGAATTTGAAGCTTCTCTTATGCGAACAAGTGCAAG